A region of Planctomycetia bacterium DNA encodes the following proteins:
- a CDS encoding NADH-quinone oxidoreductase subunit C, with protein sequence MSGQAFVERLQKKFGGLIVGSQLEALDPWIEVAPAGIVPVCTYLRDEKDLNFNFLNCITVVDYCEPDAKKSAKVTWQPHLELVYHLSSVPNRRSLVVKVNLPRWKNDTPGELPEIDSVASVWNTADWHEREVYDLSGVFFTGHPNLRRILCPEDWVGHPLRKDYEMPLEYHGIRGR encoded by the coding sequence ATGTCCGGTCAAGCGTTTGTTGAGCGGTTGCAGAAGAAGTTTGGCGGCCTGATCGTCGGCTCGCAGTTGGAAGCGCTCGATCCCTGGATCGAAGTCGCGCCCGCGGGCATCGTGCCGGTTTGCACCTACCTGCGCGATGAGAAAGATCTCAACTTCAACTTCCTCAATTGCATTACCGTTGTCGACTACTGCGAGCCGGACGCCAAAAAGTCGGCCAAAGTCACTTGGCAGCCGCATCTCGAACTGGTTTACCACCTGTCGAGCGTACCGAATCGCCGCAGCCTCGTTGTCAAAGTGAACTTGCCGCGCTGGAAGAATGACACACCGGGTGAACTGCCCGAAATCGACTCGGTCGCCTCCGTCTGGAACACCGCCGATTGGCACGAACGCGAAGTTTACGACCTGAGCGGCGTCTTCTTCACGGGCCACCCGAATCTCCGCCGCATCCTCTGCCCCGAAGACTGGGTCGGCCACCCACTCCGCAAGGACTACGAGATGCCGCTCGAATACCACGGCATCCGCGGCCGGTAG